The following proteins are co-located in the Triticum aestivum cultivar Chinese Spring chromosome 1A, IWGSC CS RefSeq v2.1, whole genome shotgun sequence genome:
- the LOC123069925 gene encoding uncharacterized protein, with protein MTRGSQRERDRERAAARKPNSKNGGDGLTPEQRRERDKKALEEKNAKKAAQASGSTSTDAKGKDAKK; from the exons ATGACTC GGGGCAGCCAGAGGGAGCGCGACCGCGAGCGCGCCGCGGCGCGGAAGCCCAACTCCAAGAACGGCGGCGACGGCCTCACCCCGGAGCAGCGCCGCGAGAG GGACAAGAAGGCGCTGGAGGAGAAGAACGCCAAGAAGGCGGCGCAGGCCTCCGGGAGCACCTCCACGGACGCCAAGGGCAAGGACGCCAAGAAGTAG
- the LOC123182729 gene encoding uncharacterized protein, which produces MSTSSISGKPTSSAAPHGELELLEMRFNKKKEEMYDLLVAVKSSELYPELSWEDIQTHRLITHLAAQVKPRPHDPIWRRFRQLRRLNDFNTICLPLGYFGLLAYCVATNMKEDGATSKNSEANFVSEPKNDMN; this is translated from the exons ATGTCCACCTCCTCCATCAGTGGCAAG CCGACATCTAGTGCAGCGCCTCACGGCGAGCTGGAATTGCTGGAAATGCGATTCAATAAGAAGAAAGAAGAGATGTATGATTTGCTTGTAGCGGTGAAAAGCTCTGAACTTTACCCAGAGTTGTCCTGGGAAGACATCCAAACTCATCGGCTCATCACTCACCTTGCTGCTCAAGTGAAGCCTAGGCCTCATGACCCAATTTG GCGCAGGTTTCGACAACTAAGAAGACTCAACGATTTTAACACTATATGTCTTCCTCTGGGATATTTTGGTCTGCTCGCCTACTGCGTGGCAACTAACATGAAAGAAGATGGCGCTACAAGCAAGAATAGTGAAGCCAATTTCGTCTCCGAGCCAAAGAACGATATGAACTAG
- the LOC123069920 gene encoding uncharacterized protein: protein MDRCELLVSPVGRTRTEPPVEPAPPLGATDRSPARSPPFPPPPRLTPLKPAPMGNQVAKAEIGTGKMEADLIGAGVGTGKMEAAPVGAGVGTDATQISDRGGAAGDHVLPAQGARGGVARPGDHQAARSLGPLHSCGSLRCGAPDLLPAGARAALSQDRRFAHGGNPKAGIEAG, encoded by the exons ATGGACCGGTGCGAGCTGCTCGTCTCTCCGGTCGGTCGGACTCGCACCGAGCCGCCGGTCGAGCCAGCTCCGCCACTTGGTGCGACCGACCGATCGCCCGCCCG CTCTCCCCCatttccgccgccgccgcgcctcaccCCTCTCAAGCCGGCCCCCATGGGGAACCAGGTCGCCAAGGCGGAGATCGGCACCGGCAAGATGGAGGCAGATCTGATCGGCGCCGGGGTCGGGACCGGGAAGATGGAGGCGGCTCCGGTCGGCGCCGGGGTCGGGACCGACGCGACGCAGATCTCTGACCGAGGAGGAGCCGCTGGAGATCACGTCTTACCAGCTCAAGGCGCTCGAGGAGGCGTCGCTCGACCTGGCGATCATCAAGCTGCGAGAAGCCTCGGACCTCTTCACTCCTGCGGGTCGCTTCGCTGCGGCGCGCCAGATCTcctacctgccggagccaga GCCGCTCTTTCCCAAGATCGTCGATTTGCTCATGGCGGAAACCCAAAAGCAGGAATTGAAGCAGGTTAA